The window CGCGCGACCTGTCGGGCTTCGGCATCGACGACCTGCCGCTCGGCATCCGGGCCGCCGGCGCGCTGTTCGGCTACGCGCGAGCGACGCAGATGCAGTCGCTCGCTCACGTCACGTCGATCGTCGCCGAGTCGGACGGCCAGTGGCTGCGGCTGGACGCCGCGACGCGGCGCAACCTGGAAATCTCTGAGACGCTGCGCGGTCGGAGCGATCGGGGGGCGCCCACCCTGCTCTCGCTGCTCGACACCTGCGCCACGGGCATGGGCTCGCGCTGGCTGCGCCATTGCCTGCACCATCCGCTGGCCGACCGGAGCGAGGCGGCGGCGCGCCACGCGGCGGTGGACGGGCTCATCGGGGACGATGGCGCCGGCCCCATGCCCCGCGTGCGCCAGGCGCTGAAGTCCGTCGCCGACGTCGAGCGCATCACCGCCCGCATTGCGCTGAAGAACGCTCGGCCGCGCGACCTTTCCGGCCTGCGCGACACCCTCGGGTGCCTGCCGGCAATAGTCAGCCTGCTGGAGACGGCGCAATCGCCGCCGACCACGCTGCTGGCCCAGATTGCCGCCGAGATGGCCGCGCCGCCCGGCTGCCTCGATCTCCTTTCGCGCGCCGTCGCGCATGAGCCGGCCAGCATCCTGCGCGAGGGCGGCGTCATCCGCGAAGGGTGGTCGGCGGAGCTCGACGAACTGCGCGCGATCCAGTCCAACTGCGGCGCCTTCCTGCTTGAACTGGAGGCCCGCGAGCGGGCGCGCACCGGCATCGCGAGCCTCAAGGTCGAGTTCAACAAGGTGCATGGCTTCTACATCGAGATCACTCACGCCCACGTCGAGAAGATCCCCGACGACTATCGCCGTCGACAGACGCTGAAGAACGCCGAGCGCTACATCACGCCGGAACTCAAGGCCTTCGAGGACAAGGCGCTCTCGGCCAACGAACGCGCCCTGGCGCTGGAGAAGCGGCTCTACGACGAACTGCTGGAGACGCTGGCGCATTGGATTCCCGACCTCCAGCGCGTCGCCCGCGCGCTGGCGCTGCTGGACGGACTCTCGGCCTTCGCCGACGCCGCGCTGCGGCTCGACTGGCGCCGGCCCGAGTTCGCCGACGCGCCGGGCATCGCGATCGAGGCCGGCCGACATCCGGTGGTGGAAGGCCAGGTCGATGCGTTCATCGCCAATGACGCCCGGCTCGATCCCGCGCGGCGCATGCTGCTCGTCACCGGCCCCAACATGGGCGGCAAATCCACCTACATGCGCCAGGCCGCGCTGATCGCGCTGCTCGCGCACTGCGGCAGCTTCGTGCCCGCGGCACACTGCCGGCTGGGGCCGATCGACGCGATCTACACGCGCATCGGCGCCGCCGACGACCTCGCCTCCGGCCGCTCGACCTTCATGGTGGAAATGACCGAGGCGGCGGCCATCCTCCATGGCGCCACGGAACGCTCGCTGGTGCTGATGGACGAAGTCGGCCGCGGCACCTCCACCTTCGACGGGCTGGCGCTGGCCTTCGCCATTGCGCGCCACCTGATCGAGAAGAATCGCGCCTTCACGCTGTTCTCGACGCACTACTTCGAACTCACGCGACTCGCACAGGAGTACCCGGAGTGCGCCAACATCCACCTGGACGCCGTCGAACACGGCCACAAGATCGTTTTCCTGCACGCGGTGGAAGAAGGGCCGGCCTCGCAGAGCTACGGTATCCAGGTGGCGGCGCTGGCCGGCATTCCGGGGGCCGTGGTGCGCGACGCCAGACGCAGGCTTGCGCGCCTGGAAAACCGCGAGGCAATCCTTGAATCGGCCGGATCACAGCCCGATCTGTTCGCGCCGCTGCCCGAGCTTCCGGAGGCGACGCCTCATGCCGCCGTCGAGGCGCTGCGCGATCTCGACCCCGATGCGCTCTCCCCGCGCGAGGCGCTGGAAAAGCTCTACGAGTTGAAGCGGCTGGCCGTATGACGCTCGCGCAAGCCCTTTTTCGGCAGGTAGAATCGGGGCAATAGCGCATCTTTGGGAAGGCCGCGACACGACATGGAAATCGGACCCGATCCGTCCGCAGACGCGGTCCTCGCCAAGGCGGGCTGGAACCTCAAGCGTCGCATTCTGCTGCCGCTGGGTTTCGCGTTCGCGCTGCTGGTTTCGGCCTTCGCCGTCTCGCTCCATCGCATCGAACGCAACCATCTCGCCGAAGCCGCCAACCACGAACTGGCGACGATGCAGGCCTCCCTGCGGGAAACGGTCGCGCTGCGCGCGGGCAAGCTGCGCACGGCGCTGGAGATGCTGGAGCGCGATCCGGCATTGCGCCCCACACTGGCGTCGCGCGACCGCGGCCTGATGCGGGCGAAATACGGGCCGCTGTTCGAAAAACTCAGGCGCGACTTCAACATCACCCACTTCTATTTTCTCGACGCCGACCGGATGGCGCTGATGCGCCTGCACCAGCCAAACCGCTTCGGCGACCGCATCGACCGCTTCACGGCCATCGAGGCCGGGCGCACCGGCCGCATCGTCACCGGCATGGAACTGGGACCGCTGGGAACCCTCTCCCTGCGCGCCGCGATGCCGCTCTCCGACGGCGGGCGCATCGTCGGCTACGTCGAGCTGGCCGAGGAGGTGCTGGACGTCGTGCAGGACCTCGTCCGCACTTTTCGCAGCGAGGGCTTCGCCCTCATCCACAAGGACATGCTCTCCCGCCCCGACTGGGAAACGGGCATGCGCATGCTCGGCCGGCAGGCCGACTGGGAGCGCTTCCCGGATTCGATCATGGTCGTGCAGACCCTGCCGGAGGTGCCGGCGGCGCTGGGCCGCATGTTTTCGGAAAGCGAGCATGCACGCCTGTCGGTCACGGGCGAGATCGACCACGGCGGCCGAATCTACCAGGCCGGCTTCATCCCCCTGATCGACGTCGCCGGCCGCGAGGTCGGCGACCTCGCCATCCTGCGCGACATTACCACCGCCAAAGCCGAGACGAAGCGGCTGCTGGCGATGGTCGTCGCCGTGTCCGCCATGGTCTGCGCGCTGACGTTCATGCTCTTTTACCTGATCCTGAACCGCACGCAGCGCGTGCTGGCGGCCTCCCGCGAGCGGCTCCTCGCGGAAGCACAGGAACAGGCCCGCATCCAGTTCCAGCACATGCAGGCGTTGATCGCGTGGGCCGACGAGCAGGAGCGCGTCGCGGCGGAACTGCGCATCGCCGCCATCGCCTTCGAGTCGCAGGAGGGCATGTTCGTCACGGATCCCAACGGCGTCATCCTGCGCATCAACCACGCCTTCACCGAACTGACCGGCTACAGCGCCGAGGAGGCGATCGGCAAGACGCCGGCCCTGCTCAAGTCCGGCCACCACGACGAGGCGTTCTACAAGAAGCTGTGGCAAGCGCTGGTGCGCGACAGGTACTGGCAGGGCGAAGTCTGGAACCGGCGCAAGAACGGCGAGGTCTATCCGGAGTGGCAAGTCATCTCCGCCGTCACCGACGAGGAAGGGCGCGTCACCCATTACGTCAGCGCCTTCTCGGACATCACCCAGCGCAAGCAGGCCGAGGCCGAGATACAGCGGCTCGCCCATTACGACCACCTCACCAAGCTGCCCAACCGGCGCCTGCTGATCGACCGGCTCAACCACGCGCTGGCCAGCAGCGCCCGGCGGCGGCGCCACGGCGCCATTCTGTTTATCGACCTCGACCATTTCAAGACGCTCAACGACACCCAGGGACATGAAATCGGCGACCTGCTGCTGGTCGAAGTGGCGCAGCGCCTCCTTTCCTGCGTGCGCCAGGTCGATACCGTGGCCCGGCTGGGCGGCGACGAATTCGTTGTCATGCTGGAGGATCTGAACAAAGACCGGCACGCCGCCGCGAAGGAGACCGAGATGATCGGCGAGAAGATCCGCAACGCCCTCAACCGGCCCTTCACGCTCGGCAGCACCCGCCACGGCATGGCGGGCAGCATCGACTACCAATGCACCGCCAGCATCGGCGCCGGCCTTTTCCTCGACGGCAAGGACACGATCGACGACCTGCTCAAGCATGCCGACGTCGCCATGTATCAGGCGAAGGACGCCGGACGCAACGCCGTCCGCTTCTTCGATCCGGCCATGCAGGCGACGCTGGAATCCCGCGCCGCCATCGAGGCCGACCTGCGCCGGGCGCTCTCGCTGAAACAGTTCGAGCTGTTCTACCAGGCGCAGACCGACGGCGACGGCCGCATCATCGGCGCCGAGGCGCTGCTGCGCTGGAACCATCCGCAACGCGGACTGGTGCCGCCGGCGGATTTCATTCCGCTGGCCGAGGAAACCGGGCTCATCGTGCCCATCGGGCAGTGGGTGCTGGAAACCGCCTGCGGCCTGCTCAAGTCGTGGAGGGAAAACGCGGCCACCCGCGATCTGCGACTCGCCGTCAATGTCAGCGCGCGCCAATTCCGGCAGCCGGATTTCGTCGCCCAGGCGCGGGCCGCGCTGGCGCGCGCCTGCGCCGATCCGGCCCGCCTGGAGCTCGAACTGACCGAGAGCGTGGTGCTTGACAATGTCGCCGACACCATCGACAAGATGAACGCGCTGAAGTCGGTCGGCGTGGGCTTCTCGATGGACGATTTCGGCACCGGCCATTCGTCGCTGTCCTACCTGAAGCAACTGCCGCTCGACCAGCTGAAGATCGACCGCTCCTTTGTCCGCGACATCGCCACCGACCCCAGCGACGCCGTGATCGTGCGCACCATCATCGTCATGGCCAGAAGCCTCGGTCTCGACGTGGTCGCCGAAGGCGTGGAAACCGGCGAGCAGCGGGATTTCCTCGAACGGAACGGTTGCTCGCTGTTCCAGGGTTACCTGTTCAGCCGCCCTCTGCCTCTCAACGAGTTCGGGAACCTCCTGCTGAACCGCTGAAGCCGGCGCCGAATCCGCGCCGAACCGTCAGGATACGCAGAGAACCGACGGGTCCGCGTGGCCAGCGGCCGCCATGCGTTCGAGTTCCTGGAGCACGACGAGGCTCGCGTGCTCCATTTCCATCGCCTGGTCCAGGCCGGCCGCGAAATTGCCGTCGTGGAAATTCCGCACGGCTTCGACGCCATGATCGTGGAAGCTGACGTGGGCCGGCTCGACCTCCCGGTAGCCGGGCAGCCTGGAGAAGCAGCCCCGCCCCTCGCCCTGGTAGTACCACTTGCCCAGGCGGCATGTGGTATGGCTGGCGAAGTCCTCCGGCTGTTTCTGCGTGATACCGAGGAAAACCTTGTAGATCTCGAACTTGAATACCAGGTGATCGAGCTTCGCCGTCTCGATGAAGCTGCGCAGGGCGCTGGCGGCGATGGTGTTGGTCATTTTCTTCGTCAGGTCCAGCAGGCCCTGCATGCTGCCCGTCGCCGCCAGGCCGTCACGGGCGAACTCGCTGGCCTGCTGGGGAGAGAGTTCCATCATCGCCTTGACTTGCAGCGTATCACCCTGAATTGAGCCGACCAGCGATGAAATCTCGCCCGTGGCCGCCGTGGTGCGCTCGGCGAGTTTCCTGACCTCGTCCGCGACGACGGCAAAGCCCCGGCCCTGCTCCCCGGCGCGGGCGGCCTCGATGGCGGCGTTGAGGGCCAGGAGGTTGGTCTGATCGGCGATTTCCTTGATCAGCTGGACGATGCCGCCGATCTGGCTGGTGCGCTCGTTGAGCTGCTCCACCTTGACGGAGGTTTCCCGCGTGCGGTCCGCCATCTGCTGCATGTTGCCGGTGATCCGCTGGATGGCGACAAGGTTGGTGGAAAGCTCGCTGCTGGCGAGGATGGAGCCTTCGCGCTCCTCCCTCATCATCACCGCCAGCGAGGCCAGGGTGCCCTGGACCTGGGTGGCGGATTCCCCGAAATGCTTGAGGCGGTCGAACAGCGCGGCGTACACGTCCGCCTGCGCCTGGAGCTGGTCGCGCTCCGCCGCCAGGGCATCCTTGTCGGCGGACAGGCCACGGATATGGTCTTCCTGCGACTGCAACCGCTGCTGCGCCTGCTCGAGCGCCTGGCGCAGCTCGCGGGCTTTGCGAATGTGTCTTGAACAGAACATGGGATCGTCTCAATCAGGAAATTGCATTGCGAATATCATAAGCCGTCAATGATGGCGATGCGCCTCCGGTCCATGCACGTGGCCGTGGGCGAGCTCCTCAGCGGTGGCCGCGCGCACGTCCGCCACGATGCAGGAGAAAATCAGGGAAACGCCGGCAAGCGGGTGGTTGCCGTCGACCACGACCTTGTCTTCCGCGATGTCGGTGATGGTATACAGTTCGCCGTCGTCCGAGCCGTCCTCGGTGGCGCGCTCGAACTGCATGCCCACTTCGATGTTGTCCGGAAACATGGCGCGCGGCTCGATCACGACCAGTTCGGCGTCATAGTCGCCGAAGGCGTCTTCCGGTTGCAGCTTGACTTCGAGGTCGGTGCCGACTTCCAGGCCATGCAGTTCCTCTTCGAGGCGCGGGAAGATCGCGTCGTAGCCGCCATGCAGGTAGACGAGCGGCGTCTCGCCGTCGTCCACCAGGTTGCCGTCGCTGTCGGTGACGCGGTAATTGAGGGTGACTACGGTGTCTTTGGTGATTTGCATGAGCCGCTCCGGGACAGGGTTCCGTTCAGTTGCTTGACGAGTTGAAAAACCTCGGCGGCATGTCCCTTGGGGCTCACGTCGTAGAGGGCATGACGAATGATACCCTGCCGGTCGATGATGAAGGTGGATCGCACGACGGTGAGCTTGCGGTGGCCATCCTTCTCGCGGAAATGGCTGACGCCGTACTTGCGGCAGACCTCGCCTTCGACGTCGGAGAGCAGCCTCACCGACAGGCCGTTCTTGTCGCGGAAATCGGCATGGCTGAGGCAGTCGTCCCTGGAAACGCCGAGGATCGCGCAACCCAGGCGATTGAACTCCTCCTCGTGGTCGGAAAAGTCGATCGCCTCCAGGGTGCAGTACGGCGTGCCGTCTTTTGGATAGAAGAACAGGATGGCGCTCTGCCTGCCGCGCAGGGAAGAAAGATCAAAGGTCTCCATGTCCGCATCGGGCAATGTGAAATCGGGTGCGATCTGGCCAATCTGCAACATGTTCTCTCCGAAAGATGTGGCGCGATTCTAAGTCAGAAATGCAGCGCCCGCCCATCCACCGCGAGCGCCGCCTCGTGCATCGCCTCGGAGAGCGTCGGGTGGGCATGGCAGATGCGCGCCAGGTCTTCGGAACTGCCGCGGAAGGCCATGGCCGTCACGGCCTCGCCGATCAGCTCGGAGGCGTTGTTGCCGATCACGTGGACGCCCAGTATCTCGTCGGTCCGCGCGTCCGCCAGCATCTTGACGAAGCCGGCGGTGTCGCCCTGCCCCAGCGCGCGGCCATTGGCCATGAACGGAATCTGGCC is drawn from Candidatus Nitricoxidivorans perseverans and contains these coding sequences:
- the mutS gene encoding DNA mismatch repair protein MutS produces the protein MRQYLRLKAAHPDMLLFYRMGDFYELFFDDAERAARLLDITLTARGQSAGKPIPMAGVPYHAMEPYLAKLVRLGESVAICEQIGDPATSKGPVERAVTRIVTPGTLTDASLLDDRSDSLLAALCMERDRVGLAWLNLASGDFRLTEAPLAQLAAQLERLRPAELLRPDGLTRDLPATGIAKRLPDWHFDAEAGARQLCEHFGTRDLSGFGIDDLPLGIRAAGALFGYARATQMQSLAHVTSIVAESDGQWLRLDAATRRNLEISETLRGRSDRGAPTLLSLLDTCATGMGSRWLRHCLHHPLADRSEAAARHAAVDGLIGDDGAGPMPRVRQALKSVADVERITARIALKNARPRDLSGLRDTLGCLPAIVSLLETAQSPPTTLLAQIAAEMAAPPGCLDLLSRAVAHEPASILREGGVIREGWSAELDELRAIQSNCGAFLLELEARERARTGIASLKVEFNKVHGFYIEITHAHVEKIPDDYRRRQTLKNAERYITPELKAFEDKALSANERALALEKRLYDELLETLAHWIPDLQRVARALALLDGLSAFADAALRLDWRRPEFADAPGIAIEAGRHPVVEGQVDAFIANDARLDPARRMLLVTGPNMGGKSTYMRQAALIALLAHCGSFVPAAHCRLGPIDAIYTRIGAADDLASGRSTFMVEMTEAAAILHGATERSLVLMDEVGRGTSTFDGLALAFAIARHLIEKNRAFTLFSTHYFELTRLAQEYPECANIHLDAVEHGHKIVFLHAVEEGPASQSYGIQVAALAGIPGAVVRDARRRLARLENREAILESAGSQPDLFAPLPELPEATPHAAVEALRDLDPDALSPREALEKLYELKRLAV
- a CDS encoding peroxiredoxin, which produces MLQIGQIAPDFTLPDADMETFDLSSLRGRQSAILFFYPKDGTPYCTLEAIDFSDHEEEFNRLGCAILGVSRDDCLSHADFRDKNGLSVRLLSDVEGEVCRKYGVSHFREKDGHRKLTVVRSTFIIDRQGIIRHALYDVSPKGHAAEVFQLVKQLNGTLSRSGSCKSPKTP
- a CDS encoding peptidylprolyl isomerase gives rise to the protein MQITKDTVVTLNYRVTDSDGNLVDDGETPLVYLHGGYDAIFPRLEEELHGLEVGTDLEVKLQPEDAFGDYDAELVVIEPRAMFPDNIEVGMQFERATEDGSDDGELYTITDIAEDKVVVDGNHPLAGVSLIFSCIVADVRAATAEELAHGHVHGPEAHRHH
- a CDS encoding CZB domain-containing protein, with product MTNTIAASALRSFIETAKLDHLVFKFEIYKVFLGITQKQPEDFASHTTCRLGKWYYQGEGRGCFSRLPGYREVEPAHVSFHDHGVEAVRNFHDGNFAAGLDQAMEMEHASLVVLQELERMAAAGHADPSVLCVS
- a CDS encoding EAL domain-containing protein, producing MEIGPDPSADAVLAKAGWNLKRRILLPLGFAFALLVSAFAVSLHRIERNHLAEAANHELATMQASLRETVALRAGKLRTALEMLERDPALRPTLASRDRGLMRAKYGPLFEKLRRDFNITHFYFLDADRMALMRLHQPNRFGDRIDRFTAIEAGRTGRIVTGMELGPLGTLSLRAAMPLSDGGRIVGYVELAEEVLDVVQDLVRTFRSEGFALIHKDMLSRPDWETGMRMLGRQADWERFPDSIMVVQTLPEVPAALGRMFSESEHARLSVTGEIDHGGRIYQAGFIPLIDVAGREVGDLAILRDITTAKAETKRLLAMVVAVSAMVCALTFMLFYLILNRTQRVLAASRERLLAEAQEQARIQFQHMQALIAWADEQERVAAELRIAAIAFESQEGMFVTDPNGVILRINHAFTELTGYSAEEAIGKTPALLKSGHHDEAFYKKLWQALVRDRYWQGEVWNRRKNGEVYPEWQVISAVTDEEGRVTHYVSAFSDITQRKQAEAEIQRLAHYDHLTKLPNRRLLIDRLNHALASSARRRRHGAILFIDLDHFKTLNDTQGHEIGDLLLVEVAQRLLSCVRQVDTVARLGGDEFVVMLEDLNKDRHAAAKETEMIGEKIRNALNRPFTLGSTRHGMAGSIDYQCTASIGAGLFLDGKDTIDDLLKHADVAMYQAKDAGRNAVRFFDPAMQATLESRAAIEADLRRALSLKQFELFYQAQTDGDGRIIGAEALLRWNHPQRGLVPPADFIPLAEETGLIVPIGQWVLETACGLLKSWRENAATRDLRLAVNVSARQFRQPDFVAQARAALARACADPARLELELTESVVLDNVADTIDKMNALKSVGVGFSMDDFGTGHSSLSYLKQLPLDQLKIDRSFVRDIATDPSDAVIVRTIIVMARSLGLDVVAEGVETGEQRDFLERNGCSLFQGYLFSRPLPLNEFGNLLLNR